A genome region from Desulfurispora thermophila DSM 16022 includes the following:
- a CDS encoding 4Fe-4S binding protein codes for MTEAKKPAKDVTITLNGVTFTVPAGSKVKDAAAAAGVEIPALKIDPATCKGCTLCVKACENGAISGNKKEPHTIDQEKCVRCGECLAKCKTGSIVPA; via the coding sequence ATGACCGAAGCCAAAAAACCGGCCAAAGATGTTACCATCACTTTAAACGGTGTCACCTTCACCGTGCCGGCCGGCAGCAAGGTGAAAGATGCTGCGGCGGCTGCTGGCGTGGAAATTCCCGCCCTGAAAATTGATCCGGCCACCTGCAAGGGCTGCACGCTGTGCGTGAAGGCCTGTGAAAACGGGGCCATTTCGGGCAACAAGAAAGAGCCCCACACCATTGACCAGGAAAAATGCGTCCGCTGTGGCGAGTGCCTGGCCAAGTGCAAAACCGGTTCCATTGTCCCGGCGTAA
- a CDS encoding alpha/beta hydrolase yields MPESAFSLPTADGLHLAGRVWQPEAKATTVICLVHGLGEHSGRYAALAEFFIARGCAVVAFDQRGFGRSPGPRGFTPAYETMLDDMALLLQKAAEIYPKQTLFLYGHSMGGNLVINFALSRRPSIAGVIASAPWLELAFQPPKIKMALARAMDKIRPSLSQPSGLSPAHLSRDPEVVRAYLADPLVHDRITPRLFLGCYQAGIWAMQNAASLSLPLLLLHGSGDRLTSFAASHEFARRAGKNCTFLPWEGLYHELHNEREREQVLESIWQWMLGRLE; encoded by the coding sequence ATGCCGGAATCCGCTTTTTCTCTGCCCACCGCGGACGGTCTGCATCTTGCCGGCCGGGTCTGGCAGCCGGAAGCTAAAGCCACTACCGTGATCTGCCTGGTGCACGGTCTGGGCGAGCACAGCGGTCGCTATGCCGCCCTGGCGGAATTCTTCATTGCCCGCGGCTGCGCTGTAGTGGCATTTGACCAGCGCGGTTTCGGCCGCTCGCCGGGTCCGCGCGGCTTTACACCCGCCTATGAAACCATGCTGGATGACATGGCCCTTTTGCTGCAAAAAGCAGCAGAAATTTACCCGAAACAAACGTTATTCCTCTACGGACACAGTATGGGAGGCAACCTGGTAATTAATTTCGCCTTAAGCCGCCGCCCGTCCATTGCCGGTGTCATAGCATCCGCACCCTGGCTGGAGCTGGCCTTTCAGCCCCCGAAAATAAAAATGGCGCTGGCCCGCGCCATGGACAAAATCCGGCCCTCGCTGTCCCAACCCAGCGGTTTAAGCCCTGCCCACCTCTCCCGCGACCCGGAAGTGGTCAGGGCTTACCTGGCCGACCCGCTGGTGCACGACCGCATCACCCCCCGCCTGTTCCTGGGCTGCTACCAGGCCGGCATCTGGGCGATGCAAAACGCCGCCTCGCTTTCCCTGCCCCTCTTGCTGCTGCACGGCAGCGGCGACAGGCTGACATCCTTTGCCGCCAGCCACGAGTTCGCCCGCCGGGCGGGAAAAAACTGCACGTTCCTGCCCTGGGAAGGTCTGTACCACGAACTGCACAATGAACGGGAAAGGGAACAGGTACTGGAGAGCATCTGGCAGTGGATGCTGGGCAGGCTAGAATGA
- a CDS encoding long-chain-fatty-acid--CoA ligase has product MLDEKQLKERWLKNYPQGIPASLEYPNKTMPDFLVEAAEKCPQRTALIFAGVQIPYAMLHALVEKTALALYSLGVRKGDRVALMAPNCPQYVVGFLAIQKIGAVVVQVNPMYVERELEHLLNDSGARVIIAYDAFYPRIANVKDVTPLEQIIVFSLGQPAPGLPDDVLRADQLAMEAQGQLPAVEIDPQNDLAVLQYTGGTTGISKGAMLTHRNIVANALQVTAWFNGCRYGEETVLSVLPFFHSYGMTTCVNFGIVNAATLVILPRFEIEALMQAIDTYKPTLFPGVPTMYIAVNNYPHLSRYDVSSIRYCISGSAPLPVEVAQKFEKLTGGYLVEGYGLSETSPVTHCNSMIGFRKVGSIGMPLPDTLARVVDLETGTRTLPPGEAGELCIKGPQVMKGYWNMPEETALALRNGWFYTGDIAKMDEDGFFYIVDRKKDMIIAGGFNIYPREIEEVLFEHPAIMEAVVAGVPDRYRGETVKAYIVLKEGASLTEEEVIAYCRSKLAAYKVPRLVEFRSELPKTAVGKVLRRFLREEEAQKQAAAAAEQNT; this is encoded by the coding sequence ATGCTGGATGAAAAGCAACTCAAGGAGCGCTGGTTGAAAAACTACCCGCAGGGCATTCCGGCCAGTTTGGAGTACCCGAATAAAACCATGCCCGATTTCCTGGTCGAGGCGGCGGAGAAATGTCCGCAGCGCACGGCGCTGATTTTCGCTGGCGTGCAGATACCCTATGCCATGTTGCACGCCCTGGTGGAAAAGACCGCCCTGGCTCTGTACAGCCTGGGCGTGCGCAAGGGCGACCGGGTGGCCCTGATGGCGCCAAACTGCCCCCAGTATGTGGTGGGCTTTCTGGCCATTCAGAAAATCGGTGCCGTGGTGGTTCAGGTCAACCCCATGTATGTGGAGCGAGAACTGGAACATCTGTTAAATGATTCCGGCGCCCGGGTGATTATCGCCTACGACGCATTCTACCCGCGCATTGCCAATGTCAAGGATGTAACCCCGCTGGAGCAAATCATTGTCTTCAGCCTGGGCCAGCCTGCGCCCGGCTTACCCGATGATGTTTTGCGTGCCGACCAACTGGCCATGGAGGCTCAAGGACAACTGCCGGCAGTGGAAATCGATCCGCAAAACGACCTGGCCGTACTGCAGTACACCGGCGGTACTACCGGCATTTCCAAAGGGGCCATGCTCACCCACCGCAATATTGTGGCCAATGCACTGCAGGTTACGGCCTGGTTTAACGGCTGCCGTTATGGCGAGGAAACCGTGCTTTCCGTGCTGCCCTTTTTCCACTCCTACGGTATGACCACCTGTGTCAACTTTGGCATTGTCAATGCGGCCACGCTGGTCATTCTACCCCGTTTTGAGATCGAGGCCTTAATGCAGGCCATTGACACATACAAGCCCACCCTGTTTCCCGGTGTGCCCACCATGTATATTGCTGTCAATAACTACCCGCATCTTTCCAGGTATGATGTCAGCTCCATCCGTTACTGCATCAGCGGTTCGGCCCCCCTGCCGGTGGAGGTAGCACAAAAGTTTGAAAAACTTACCGGTGGCTACCTGGTGGAGGGTTACGGGCTTTCCGAAACTTCCCCCGTTACCCATTGCAACTCCATGATCGGTTTCCGCAAAGTGGGCAGCATTGGTATGCCATTACCCGATACCCTGGCCAGAGTGGTGGATCTGGAGACCGGCACCCGGACGCTGCCGCCCGGAGAAGCGGGCGAGCTGTGTATCAAGGGGCCGCAGGTGATGAAGGGCTACTGGAACATGCCCGAGGAAACCGCCCTGGCTCTGCGCAACGGTTGGTTTTACACGGGGGATATTGCCAAAATGGATGAGGATGGCTTTTTCTATATTGTGGACCGCAAGAAGGATATGATTATCGCTGGCGGTTTCAATATCTACCCGCGGGAAATTGAGGAAGTGCTCTTTGAGCACCCGGCCATTATGGAAGCAGTGGTAGCCGGTGTGCCCGACCGCTACCGGGGAGAAACGGTCAAGGCTTATATTGTGCTCAAAGAGGGAGCCAGTTTGACCGAGGAAGAGGTCATAGCCTACTGCCGTAGCAAACTGGCCGCCTATAAGGTGCCCCGCCTGGTGGAGTTTCGCTCCGAGTTGCCTAAAACAGCCGTGGGCAAGGTGCTGCGCCGCTTTTTGCGGGAGGAGGAGGCGCAGAAACAGGCTGCCGCAGCAGCGGAACAGAACACGTAA
- the nifB gene encoding nitrogenase cofactor biosynthesis protein NifB: MAFLDCQDGRRPVVMPERTSRHPCFSATACLQYARMHLPVAPRCNIACNYCNRKYDCAHESRPGVTSGVLSPAGALERFLLLRGRLENLSVVGIAGPGDALANWESTRQTIELIKMHAPELIFCLSTNGLLLPDYAASLTGLGVDHVTVTVNCLDPAIGEKIYRYVHYRGKRYTGREGAALLIANQLAGIAELSGRGVVVKVNIVLIKGINEGHIPEVVRKMRDLGAYISNIMPMIPARGSAFAALPGPDPQELKRLRDACRADLPQMYHCRQCRADAVGRLDEDRLAELPITGRPVALAGYAAKSGSAGCR; the protein is encoded by the coding sequence ATGGCTTTCCTGGACTGTCAAGACGGCCGCCGGCCGGTTGTTATGCCGGAAAGAACCTCCCGGCACCCCTGTTTTTCCGCCACGGCCTGTCTCCAGTACGCCCGGATGCACCTGCCTGTGGCTCCCCGCTGCAACATTGCTTGCAATTACTGCAACAGAAAGTACGATTGTGCCCATGAAAGCCGGCCGGGGGTGACCAGCGGGGTGCTCAGTCCGGCCGGCGCTCTGGAAAGGTTTTTGCTGCTGAGGGGCAGGCTGGAAAATCTCAGTGTGGTGGGCATTGCCGGCCCCGGAGATGCCCTGGCCAACTGGGAAAGCACCCGGCAAACAATTGAATTGATTAAAATGCATGCTCCCGAATTAATCTTCTGTCTTTCCACAAACGGCTTGCTGCTGCCCGATTACGCCGCCAGCCTGACCGGCCTGGGTGTAGACCACGTGACCGTTACGGTAAACTGCCTTGATCCGGCCATCGGCGAAAAAATTTACCGCTACGTTCATTACCGCGGTAAAAGATATACGGGCCGGGAGGGAGCGGCTTTGCTTATCGCCAACCAGCTGGCGGGTATCGCCGAATTGAGCGGGCGCGGGGTGGTGGTCAAGGTGAACATTGTTCTGATCAAGGGTATCAATGAAGGCCACATCCCGGAAGTGGTGCGCAAAATGCGGGATCTGGGCGCGTATATCAGCAATATCATGCCCATGATTCCGGCCCGGGGCAGCGCCTTTGCCGCCTTACCCGGGCCGGACCCGCAGGAACTGAAGCGGCTGCGGGATGCCTGCCGGGCCGACCTGCCGCAAATGTACCACTGCCGGCAATGCCGGGCTGATGCCGTGGGCAGGTTGGACGAAGACCGCTTGGCCGAATTGCCAATTACCGGCAGACCGGTTGCTCTGGCCGGGTATGCGGCTAAAAGCGGCAGCGCGGGATGCCGTTAA
- a CDS encoding nitrogenase component 1 → MLEQEAADYRAVNENPCHMCMPLGAILPFKGVERAMVLIHGSQGCSTYMRRHLAEHFHEPIDVASSALNEQGTIYGGEASLKKGLDNLVKLYQPGVIGILTTCLAETIGEDTARVAADYLREKRPPGLHLITVSTPGYGGTHSEGYFLALRRIVVSLTGRSEKHPAINIIAPHLSPADLREIKRILELWQVDYILLPDFSETLDGPLARPYKKIPPGGTRVRDIARMGGARATIQLGLTVDDAISPGCYLAEECGVPLYKLPVPTGLANTDLFMELLGQLTGRPLPASLARERGRLLDCMIDAHKHNAQGRAVIFGEPEIVYAVTSFCLENGIEPVVVATGSNDHRLPGLLKNRLEETGASPCFLREADFQRIREKSREREANIAIGHSDGRYLTEKEGIPLVRHGFPIHDRVGGQRLLSVGYAGSIMFLDRITNTLLESKHQNYRLRLYQAFYRPAGPDSRQEEG, encoded by the coding sequence ATGCTGGAGCAAGAGGCGGCTGATTACCGCGCTGTTAATGAAAACCCCTGCCATATGTGCATGCCCCTGGGCGCCATTTTACCCTTTAAAGGGGTGGAACGAGCCATGGTGCTGATCCACGGTTCCCAGGGCTGCAGCACATACATGCGCCGGCACCTGGCCGAGCATTTTCACGAACCCATTGATGTGGCGTCTTCTGCCCTGAATGAACAGGGAACAATTTATGGCGGGGAAGCCAGCCTGAAAAAGGGGCTGGATAACCTGGTCAAACTGTACCAGCCCGGCGTAATAGGGATCTTGACCACCTGTCTGGCCGAAACTATTGGCGAGGATACCGCCCGGGTGGCTGCGGACTACCTGCGGGAAAAAAGGCCCCCCGGCCTGCATTTGATTACGGTTTCTACACCGGGCTACGGCGGTACGCACAGTGAAGGTTACTTTCTGGCCCTGCGCCGTATCGTGGTTTCTTTAACCGGAAGAAGCGAAAAACACCCGGCCATCAACATCATCGCCCCGCACCTCAGCCCGGCTGATTTGAGGGAAATCAAGCGGATTCTGGAACTCTGGCAGGTTGACTATATTTTGCTTCCCGACTTTTCCGAAACTCTGGATGGCCCTTTGGCCCGGCCCTACAAGAAAATACCGCCGGGAGGCACCAGGGTGCGGGATATTGCGCGTATGGGCGGTGCCCGCGCCACCATCCAGCTGGGCCTGACGGTGGACGACGCCATTTCGCCGGGCTGTTATCTGGCGGAAGAGTGCGGAGTGCCGCTGTACAAGTTGCCTGTGCCCACGGGGCTCGCCAACACCGACCTGTTTATGGAATTGCTCGGCCAGTTGACCGGCAGGCCGCTGCCCGCGAGCCTGGCCCGGGAGAGAGGACGGCTTTTGGATTGTATGATTGATGCGCATAAACACAATGCCCAGGGCCGGGCCGTGATTTTCGGCGAACCCGAGATTGTCTATGCTGTAACCAGCTTTTGCCTGGAAAACGGTATCGAGCCGGTGGTGGTGGCTACGGGGAGCAATGACCACAGGCTGCCGGGTTTGTTGAAAAATCGTCTGGAGGAAACCGGCGCCTCCCCCTGCTTCTTGCGGGAAGCCGATTTCCAGCGCATCAGGGAAAAAAGCCGGGAAAGGGAGGCCAACATAGCCATTGGCCATTCCGATGGCCGCTACCTTACGGAGAAGGAAGGTATTCCCCTGGTGCGGCACGGTTTTCCCATTCACGACCGGGTGGGTGGCCAGCGGCTTTTATCCGTAGGTTATGCCGGCAGTATCATGTTTTTGGACCGGATTACCAACACGCTGCTGGAGAGCAAACATCAGAACTACCGCCTGAGATTATATCAAGCATTTTACCGGCCCGCCGGCCCGGACAGCCGGCAGGAGGAAGGTTGA
- a CDS encoding Fe-only nitrogenase accessory AnfO family protein yields MPENIAVYLDESGRTASLEKTGKVVVYACRRGLWRAVREQNFSPGGCAGGLAELRRQMHQVLDFLGECRIFAALAVGGVAYFELEKAGLSVWEVAGRPADFLDYIWEEEAKMRLKNAGRAEDSTPPAPQKIAPGHYRISLIEVQSKNSGLTSKQLLLPWLRNRQFSMLEVVCSHVPPWLEGELVSGGICGEIRKSGPGEYVVTIKKSPAG; encoded by the coding sequence ATGCCGGAAAATATTGCGGTATATCTGGACGAAAGTGGGCGGACTGCTTCTCTGGAGAAAACCGGCAAGGTGGTTGTTTACGCCTGTCGCCGGGGACTGTGGCGTGCCGTGCGGGAGCAAAATTTTTCCCCGGGCGGGTGCGCCGGCGGTCTGGCGGAATTGCGCCGGCAAATGCATCAGGTGCTGGATTTCCTGGGCGAGTGCCGTATTTTTGCCGCTCTGGCGGTGGGCGGGGTGGCTTACTTTGAACTGGAAAAAGCCGGCCTGAGCGTTTGGGAGGTGGCCGGGCGGCCGGCGGATTTCTTGGATTACATCTGGGAGGAAGAGGCTAAGATGCGCCTTAAGAATGCCGGGCGGGCAGAGGACAGCACTCCTCCGGCTCCGCAAAAAATTGCTCCGGGGCATTACCGGATTTCGTTAATAGAGGTTCAGAGCAAGAACAGTGGGCTTACCTCCAAACAACTGCTGTTGCCCTGGCTGCGTAACCGGCAGTTTTCCATGTTGGAAGTGGTCTGCAGTCATGTGCCGCCCTGGTTGGAAGGTGAACTGGTCAGCGGTGGGATCTGCGGGGAAATTAGAAAAAGCGGGCCGGGCGAGTATGTTGTCACTATAAAAAAAAGCCCGGCCGGATAG
- a CDS encoding Uma2 family endonuclease: MILLPTPVLKRYSYADYLTWSDDQRWELIDGIPYNMTPAPSTLHQRVSARLLVAFATYLQGKPCEVFAAPFDVRLAESADDAQTFNVVQPDLVIICDSRKIDERGCQGAPDLVVEILSPGQAARRDRLEKYQLYQRYGVREYWLVDPYHETVEIYALKEGKFERCTVYSRSEVAISHIFPELAVELKDVFPPLRS; the protein is encoded by the coding sequence GTGATTTTATTGCCTACGCCTGTGCTCAAAAGGTATTCCTACGCTGATTATTTAACCTGGTCGGATGATCAGCGCTGGGAGCTGATTGACGGTATCCCTTACAACATGACACCGGCACCGTCCACTTTGCACCAGCGCGTGTCGGCCAGGTTGCTGGTAGCCTTTGCTACATATCTGCAGGGAAAACCCTGCGAAGTGTTTGCTGCTCCCTTTGATGTCCGGCTGGCGGAAAGTGCTGATGATGCCCAGACCTTTAATGTGGTGCAACCCGACCTGGTTATCATTTGCGATAGCCGGAAAATTGATGAAAGGGGTTGCCAGGGAGCTCCCGACCTGGTGGTGGAAATCCTTTCTCCCGGCCAGGCTGCCCGGCGCGACCGGTTGGAGAAATATCAATTATACCAGCGCTATGGAGTGCGCGAGTACTGGCTGGTCGACCCTTACCATGAAACCGTGGAAATATATGCCCTGAAAGAAGGTAAATTTGAACGTTGCACGGTCTATAGCCGGTCGGAAGTCGCCATAAGCCACATTTTTCCCGAACTGGCCGTTGAACTGAAAGATGTTTTCCCACCGCTCAGATCTTGA